One window of the Klebsiella sp. WP3-W18-ESBL-02 genome contains the following:
- a CDS encoding GntR family transcriptional regulator, whose protein sequence is MTFTTSEPTPLLAHSDRVFLQLRQEIYQFVLLPGDRFTEVDIARRLGCSRTPVREALLRLQNEGLVRRCLRNGWEVFPIDFDVYEDLYETRALIEVNSVRSLCSSTSVKVNRQVLAGLNAIWRVAPQEMLACDDIASLDEQFHLALTEAAGNRELTAILTNITNRIRIMRRLDFEYESRITQTYREHAELLEAIEQRDEARAIALISAHIQDAYQGASTITLRRLQGVRVKQIL, encoded by the coding sequence ATGACGTTCACGACATCGGAACCCACGCCGCTTCTTGCGCATTCAGATCGCGTATTTCTGCAGCTGCGACAGGAGATTTATCAGTTCGTCCTGCTGCCCGGCGATCGTTTTACGGAGGTGGACATTGCCCGCCGCCTGGGGTGTTCCCGCACGCCGGTTCGCGAAGCGCTGCTGCGGCTGCAAAACGAGGGGCTGGTCAGGCGCTGTTTACGTAACGGGTGGGAAGTCTTCCCCATCGATTTCGATGTCTATGAAGATCTGTACGAGACGCGCGCGCTGATTGAAGTGAATTCGGTGCGCAGTCTATGCAGTTCTACGTCAGTAAAAGTGAATCGGCAGGTACTCGCCGGGCTGAACGCTATCTGGCGGGTTGCGCCGCAGGAGATGCTGGCGTGCGATGATATTGCCTCGCTGGACGAGCAGTTCCATCTGGCGCTAACCGAGGCCGCGGGCAACCGGGAGTTAACGGCTATTCTGACCAATATCACCAACCGCATTCGCATTATGCGGCGGCTCGATTTTGAATATGAATCCCGTATTACCCAGACCTACAGAGAGCATGCTGAGCTGCTGGAAGCCATTGAACAGCGCGATGAAGCGCGCGCGATAGCGCTGATCTCGGCGCATATTCAGGATGCTTACCAGGGCGCCAGCACCATAACCCTGCGACGCTTGCAGGGGGTGCGGGTCAAGCAGATTCTGTAA
- a CDS encoding lytic transglycosylase F, translating into MPFYRLITASFSALLLICAVAQAEEKTDALEINIDSVMQPWRGDLPGMLDRRVIRVLTTYSKTFFFIDKGQQRGATHDIFAEFEKALNARLAKEKKLQQRHLKVRIIFVPVTRDNLLSALNAGKGDIAAANLTITPSRQQAVAFTDPIYNNIQELLISGPASPTVKNIDDLSGKTVFVRRSSSYYESLVALNARFASASRPPVIIQPAPEALEDEDLLEMLSAGLIPLIIVDRHKALFWKQVFPKIQVHEDIVLRENGSIAWAVRQDEPQLLAALNGFIKDNRQGSTLGNTLLLRYLKNAKYVKNAAAEKERRKFLTMVEIFRKYGDRYDVDWLLMAAQGYQESRLNQSVRSHVGAIGVMQVMPGTGKALKVGDIKQLDPNIHAGVKYMRWMIDHYYGDEPMTQLDKALFSFAAYNAGPARIARLRQETAKRGFDPNVWFGNVENLAAEKIGAETVTYVSNIYKYFIAYRLILDEMNRKRAAMGKPPILPATDKNNG; encoded by the coding sequence ATGCCTTTTTATCGCCTGATTACGGCCAGCTTCAGCGCGCTGCTGCTTATCTGCGCCGTCGCACAGGCGGAAGAAAAAACCGATGCGCTGGAAATTAACATCGACAGCGTTATGCAACCCTGGCGCGGCGACCTGCCGGGCATGCTCGACAGGCGCGTTATTCGGGTCCTCACCACCTACAGTAAGACCTTCTTTTTTATTGATAAAGGTCAGCAGCGCGGCGCCACACACGATATTTTCGCCGAATTTGAAAAAGCGCTGAACGCCCGGCTCGCCAAAGAGAAAAAGCTGCAACAGCGCCATCTCAAGGTGCGTATCATTTTTGTGCCGGTCACTCGTGATAATCTTCTTTCCGCGCTTAACGCCGGCAAGGGCGATATTGCCGCCGCGAACCTGACGATAACCCCCTCGCGCCAGCAGGCGGTCGCCTTCACCGACCCTATCTACAACAATATCCAGGAACTGTTAATCTCCGGCCCCGCCTCCCCCACGGTAAAGAATATTGACGATCTCTCCGGCAAGACGGTCTTTGTCCGCCGATCGTCGAGCTACTATGAGAGCCTGGTCGCGCTTAACGCGCGCTTTGCTTCAGCCTCCCGGCCGCCGGTCATTATCCAGCCCGCGCCCGAAGCGCTGGAAGATGAAGATCTGCTGGAAATGCTGAGTGCCGGGCTGATCCCGCTTATCATCGTCGATCGTCACAAGGCGCTGTTCTGGAAACAGGTTTTCCCTAAAATTCAGGTTCATGAAGATATCGTCCTGCGCGAAAACGGCAGTATTGCCTGGGCTGTGCGCCAGGATGAGCCGCAGCTGTTGGCGGCGCTCAACGGCTTTATCAAAGATAACCGCCAGGGCAGTACGCTGGGAAATACCCTGCTGCTGCGCTATCTGAAGAACGCGAAATACGTTAAAAACGCCGCCGCGGAAAAAGAACGGCGCAAGTTTTTGACGATGGTGGAGATTTTCCGCAAGTACGGCGACCGCTATGACGTTGATTGGCTGCTAATGGCCGCGCAGGGTTACCAGGAGTCACGACTTAATCAGTCGGTGCGCAGTCATGTCGGCGCGATTGGCGTGATGCAGGTGATGCCTGGCACCGGTAAAGCGTTGAAGGTGGGCGACATTAAACAGCTGGACCCGAACATTCATGCCGGGGTGAAGTATATGCGCTGGATGATTGACCACTACTACGGCGACGAGCCGATGACGCAGCTGGATAAGGCGTTGTTTTCTTTTGCCGCGTACAACGCCGGGCCCGCACGCATTGCGCGTTTGCGCCAGGAGACAGCAAAACGCGGTTTTGACCCCAACGTCTGGTTTGGCAACGTGGAAAATCTGGCTGCCGAGAAAATTGGCGCCGAGACGGTGACCTACGTGAGCAATATCTACAAGTACTTCATCGCCTACCGGCTGATTCTGGATGAGATGAACCGGAAGCGGGCGGCGATGGGGAAACCGCCGATTTTGCCCGCGACCGATAAAAACAACGGCTAG